CCTCGTCGGCTATCGTCGCCCACTCCCGCTCCCATGCCTCCACCACCGGCCCCGCCCACTCCAGCTACGGGCAGCCTCCCGGCATGCAGACCTCGCACGTGCTCTCGCGGTGCCGACCCAGGACGACGCCCGCCGCCGCTTGTCCAGCGACAACGTCAGGTTTTCGCTGGGACCCGTTTGTATCCCCGAAGGTCCCTCGACAGCGTTCGCGCTTGCTAGTGCCCCGTCATGCCACCTTGAACGGGCAATCCGGGGCCGGCTACGGCATCCGGTCCAGATCTTGGACAGTTCCCGTTAGCGCAGAACGGAAACTGTCCAAGATCTCACATCCGCATCTCATCCTTCGAGAACAGGGCCCGCGTCGGGCAGGGCTTGGCCAGGGCGAGCCCAACTGCTGGTCGTCCAACGGGCAGCCGCGCATGTCCAGCCGCCCGACACCACCATGTGTCTGCGCCGGATAGCTGTCAGGCATACGCGCAGTGCCCGAGTTGCACGGTCAACGTGCAAAGACGAGGCACTAGGTCCTCCCCGCCCACGGCAAGGTTGGCCGTGTCCCTCATGGCTCGCCCCTGATCAGCGTTCGCGCTGGTCAGGGGCGTCGTGCTGTCCAGGTGGGCGGAGGGTGTGGGATTCGAACCCACGAAGACATCGCTGCCTTACCGGTTTTCAAGACCAGCGCCATCGGCCACTAGGCGAACCCTCCCGGGCCGCGCGGCGCGCGGCCGTGCATAGTCTGCCACGCCCCGTGCATCGCCGACGGCCCGAGCCACCCGCCCCCGGCCGGCGCGATCCGCCCACAACGTTGATCACGAGGTTAGCAGCAGTTTTAGAGATCAAACCGCCCGCCAACTTGATGATCAACGGGTTGGGGCGGCCCGGGCACGCGGATCGGGTATGACTGGGGTTATGCGTGCGATCACCGTGCTGGAGCCCGGCGGACCCGACGTGCTGACGTGGAGCGAGGTGCCGGAGCCGGAGGCGGGTCAGGGTGAGGTGGTGTTGGAGGTTCGGGCCACTGCGGTGAACCGGGCCGATCTGCTGCAACGGCAGGGGCACTATCCGCCGCCGCCGGGTGCGCCCGCGTACCTCGGGTTGGAATGTTCGGGTGTGGTGAGCGCGACCGGTCCGGGCGTGACCGGCGTCCGGGTGGGCGACCAGGTCTGCGCGCTGCTGGCCGGCGGCGGGTACGCCGAGCGGGTGGTCGTGCCCGCCGGGCAGTTGCTGCCGGTGCCGGCCGGGGTCGACCTGGTCGACGCCGCCGCCCTGCCGGAGGTGGCGTGCACGGTCTGGTCGAACGTAGTGCAGGTGGCCCGGCTGGCGGCGGGCGAGACGCTGTTGGTGCACGGCGGCGGCAGCGGGATCGGCACGTTCGCGATCCAGCTCGGTGCCGCGCTCGACGCGACCGTGGTGGCGACCGCGCGGGCGGGCAAGCATCACCGGTTGCGCGAGTTGGGGGCCGACCACCTGGTCGATTATCGGGAGCAGGACTTCGTCGAGGAGGTCCGCAGGGTCACCGACGGGCGGGGCGCGGACGTCGTCCTCGACATCATGGGCGCGTCGTACCTGGGCCGGAACGTCGCCGCGCTGGCCGCCGACGGGCGGTTGGTGGTGATCGGCATGCAGGGCGGGCGCAGGGGTGAGCTGGATCTCGGCGCGCTGCTGGCCAAGCGTGGCACGGTCGCGGCCACCGCGCTGCGCTCCCGCCCGCTGGAGCAGAAGGCCGCGATCGTGCGGGGCGTTCGGGAGCAGGTCTGGCCGCTGGTCGAGGCGGGCCGGGTGCGCCCGGTCGTCGACCGGCGGCTGCCGATCACCGAGGCGGCCGACGCGCACCGGCTGGTCGAGTCGAACGAACACGTCGGCAAGGTGCTGCTGACCGTCGGGTGAGGCGTACCGGCGGGGTCAGTCCTCTCGCGGCAGGGTGAGCCGGGCGCCGGGGCCCTCGCCGGCCAGGGTGTCCCCGGGGTTGTAGAGGGTGCAGCGGCGCAGCGAGAGACAGCCGCAGCCGATGCAGCCGTCGAGGTCGTCGCGGAGCCGGCTCATCAGCCGGATCTTCTCGTCCAGCCGGGCCCGCCAGGCGGTGGAGAGCCGCGCCCAGTCGTCGGCGGTGGGCGTACGGGAGGCGGGCAGCGAGTCCAGCGCGGCCCGGATCTCCTCCAGCGAGATGCCGACCTGCTGCGCGATCCGGACGAACGCCACCCGGCGCAGCTCACCCCGGTGGTAGCGGCGCTGGTTGCCGCTGGTCCGCTCGGCCCGGATCAGCCCCAGCCGCTCGTAGTAGCGCAGGGCGGACTGCGCCACCCCGCTGCGGGCGGCGAGTTGACCGATGGTGAGCGCTTCCTGCATCACGTCGCCTTGAGTTGAACCTCGCTTCAACTTGCAGGCTATCCGCATGACCAGACTCGCCACCACCACGACCCGCATCGCCGAGGCCGCCGCACCGCTCGACGGCCGGCCTCCGGCCGCTCCGCCGCTCGCCCCGCTGCTGGAGCGGGTCCGCGCCGGCCGGGAGTTCGGCCCCAACGTCCACTCGACCCTCGACGTGCTCTGGGTGCTCTACGACCGGATCCTGCGGATCAGCCCCGCCACCGTCGACGACCCCGACCGGGACCGGTTCCTGCTCTCCAAGGGACACGCGGTCGCCGGCTACTACGCGGTGCTCGCCGCGAAGGGCTTCGTCCCACCCGACTGGCTGGACGACCAGGGCGGGCCGGGCAGCCGGCTCGGCGACCACCCGGACCGGACGCTGGTGCCCGGAGTGGAGATCGGCTCCGGCTCGCTCGGGCACGGCCTCGGCCTGGCCGTCGGCACCGCGCACGGGCTCCGCGCGCAGGGCCTGCTCGACCCCCGGGTGTACGTCCTGCTCGGCGACGCCGAACTGGACGAGGGCTCGAACCACGAGGCGATCGCGTACGCCGGTGCCGCCGGCCTGGCCAACCTGACCGCGATCGTGGTGGACAACTCCTCCGCCACGCACGGTTGGCCGGGCGGACTGGCCACCCGGTTCACCGTCAACGGGTGGACCGCCGCCACGGTCGACGGGCGGGACCACGCCGCCCTGCACACCGCCCTGACCGGGCACCACGGTCACCGGCCGCACCTCGTCGTCGCGGTCATCGAGCAGGGGAGATGATCATGCGGGAGAGCTTCGTCGACACCACCACCGCGCTGCTGGCCGAGGACCCGCGTACCGCCCTGGTGCTTGCCGACATCTCCGCCGCCGCGTTCGCCCCGGCCGCCCGGCGGCACCCGGACCGGGTGCTCAACGTCGGCATCCGGGAGCAGCTGATGCTGGGGGTGGCCGGCGGGCTGGCGCTGACCGGGCTGCGGCCGATCGTGCACAGCTACGCGCCGTTCCTCGTCGAGCGGGCGTACGAGCAGATCAAGCTCGACCTCGACCACCAGGGGGTGAGCGCGGTGCTGGTCAGCGTGGGTGCCTCGTACGACCGGGCGGCGGCGGGCCGCACCCATCTCGGCCCGGCCGACATCGCGCTGATCGACACCCTGCCCGGCTGGACGGTGCACGTTCCCGGACACGCCGCCGAGGTGCCGGCGTTGCTGCGCGGGGCGGTGGCCGCCGACGGTTCGGCGTACCTGCGGCTGTCGACGCTGAGCAACGCCGGACCGCACGGCGGCGACGGCGCGCTCGCGGTGGTACGGGACGCGGGGCCGGGCGCGGCGCTGCTGGTCGCCGTCGGCCCGGTGCTGGACGCGGCCCTCGACGCGACCTCGGGCCTACCGGTGACCGTGGCGTACACCCATCGGCCGCGCCCGTTCGACACCGCCGGCCTGCGGGCGCTCGCCGACAGCGAGGTGATCCTGGTCGAGCCCTACCTGGCGGGCACCTCGGCCCGGGTGGTCACGGCGGCGCTGGCCGACCGGCCGCACCGGCTGATGGCGCTCGGGGTGGGGCGAGATGAGCTGCGGCGCTACGGCTCGGCCGAGGACCACACCCGGTGGCACGGGCTGGACGCGACGGGGCTGCGCCGCTCGGTCACCAACTTCCTGTCACCGGCGCTGGTCTGATCGCCGCGCGGCGGTCAGCGCGTCGGCGCGACGCGGTGGCGTCGGGTGCGCTCGCGGCCGAGGATCCAGAGCGCCTCGACGCCGTCCCGCCAGGTGATCTTCTTGCCCTCCTCGCGCCCCCGGGCCCGGTAGCTGATCGGCACCTCGTACGGCCGGATCCGGCGGCGCAGCAGCTTGCCGGTCACCTCCGCCTCCATGCCGAAGCCCCGGGAGCGGACGTCCAGCGAGCGGTAGAGCGCGACCGGCATCAGCTTGAAGCAGGTCTCCAGGTCACCGATGTACGAGTTGAACAGCACGTTCGCCACCATGGTGACGCCCTTGTTGCCCATCACGTACCAGAAGCTGTAGGCGCTGTGGCTGCCGAAGGTCCGGTTGCCGTAGACCACCGTCGCCCGGCCGTCCAGCACCGGTGCGAGCAGCTTGGGGATGTCCTGCGGGTCGTACTCCAGGTCGGCGTCGAGGATGACCATGTATTCGCCCTCGGCGTTGGCCACCGCCGTCCGGATGGCCGCGCCCTTGCCCGCGTTGCGCTGGTGGGTGATCACACGCAGCCGCGCGTCGTCGACCCGACCGAGGATCTCCCCGGTGCCGTCGCGGCTGCCGTCGTCGACCACCACCAGCTCGATCTCGCACGGATACTCCACCGCCAACGCCTGCTTCAGGGCATCCGCGATGCGTTCTTCCTCGTTGTAGACCGGCATGAGGATCGACAGCTTCACGGGATTCTCCACGAGGGCGGCAGTATGTCGGCCATAGCCTAGCCCGGCAGGTCAGCCCCGGGGCGGCGACCACCGACGGAGATCGAGGTCCGGGCGCCCAGGCCGATGGTGTTTACTTCCGGCCATGTCGGCCGCCGGCTTCCCGCTCGTCCTGGCTCCCGTCGCCGCGCTCGCCCTGCTCACCGTGGCGTTACGGCCGCGTGCCGTGGACGTTACGGCCCCACGGCGGCTCGCCGTGATCCGGGCGGCGCTCGCCGTGGGTGCGTTCGCGGTGCTGACCGTCGAGGTGCTGGGGGCGCTACGGCTGCTGACCGCGCCCGCGTTCGCCGTGGCCTGGCTGCTCTTCCTCGC
This is a stretch of genomic DNA from Micromonospora sp. WMMD1082. It encodes these proteins:
- the soxR gene encoding redox-sensitive transcriptional activator SoxR, which produces MQEALTIGQLAARSGVAQSALRYYERLGLIRAERTSGNQRRYHRGELRRVAFVRIAQQVGISLEEIRAALDSLPASRTPTADDWARLSTAWRARLDEKIRLMSRLRDDLDGCIGCGCLSLRRCTLYNPGDTLAGEGPGARLTLPRED
- a CDS encoding transketolase: MRESFVDTTTALLAEDPRTALVLADISAAAFAPAARRHPDRVLNVGIREQLMLGVAGGLALTGLRPIVHSYAPFLVERAYEQIKLDLDHQGVSAVLVSVGASYDRAAAGRTHLGPADIALIDTLPGWTVHVPGHAAEVPALLRGAVAADGSAYLRLSTLSNAGPHGGDGALAVVRDAGPGAALLVAVGPVLDAALDATSGLPVTVAYTHRPRPFDTAGLRALADSEVILVEPYLAGTSARVVTAALADRPHRLMALGVGRDELRRYGSAEDHTRWHGLDATGLRRSVTNFLSPALV
- a CDS encoding transketolase gives rise to the protein MTRLATTTTRIAEAAAPLDGRPPAAPPLAPLLERVRAGREFGPNVHSTLDVLWVLYDRILRISPATVDDPDRDRFLLSKGHAVAGYYAVLAAKGFVPPDWLDDQGGPGSRLGDHPDRTLVPGVEIGSGSLGHGLGLAVGTAHGLRAQGLLDPRVYVLLGDAELDEGSNHEAIAYAGAAGLANLTAIVVDNSSATHGWPGGLATRFTVNGWTAATVDGRDHAALHTALTGHHGHRPHLVVAVIEQGR
- a CDS encoding NAD(P)H-quinone oxidoreductase; amino-acid sequence: MRAITVLEPGGPDVLTWSEVPEPEAGQGEVVLEVRATAVNRADLLQRQGHYPPPPGAPAYLGLECSGVVSATGPGVTGVRVGDQVCALLAGGGYAERVVVPAGQLLPVPAGVDLVDAAALPEVACTVWSNVVQVARLAAGETLLVHGGGSGIGTFAIQLGAALDATVVATARAGKHHRLRELGADHLVDYREQDFVEEVRRVTDGRGADVVLDIMGASYLGRNVAALAADGRLVVIGMQGGRRGELDLGALLAKRGTVAATALRSRPLEQKAAIVRGVREQVWPLVEAGRVRPVVDRRLPITEAADAHRLVESNEHVGKVLLTVG
- a CDS encoding glycosyltransferase family 2 protein, with protein sequence MKLSILMPVYNEEERIADALKQALAVEYPCEIELVVVDDGSRDGTGEILGRVDDARLRVITHQRNAGKGAAIRTAVANAEGEYMVILDADLEYDPQDIPKLLAPVLDGRATVVYGNRTFGSHSAYSFWYVMGNKGVTMVANVLFNSYIGDLETCFKLMPVALYRSLDVRSRGFGMEAEVTGKLLRRRIRPYEVPISYRARGREEGKKITWRDGVEALWILGRERTRRHRVAPTR